The Elaeis guineensis isolate ETL-2024a chromosome 14, EG11, whole genome shotgun sequence genome has a segment encoding these proteins:
- the LOC105057315 gene encoding uncharacterized protein, with product MYLKEGCSLLLKVRKPVQPMALMMNLISDHKRVKDMSAPKLRETDVVNRIRHERDITVALEYFKSVAVSEVFKHTELTYQAMIEKLGRENQMDAVQYLLQQMKMEGLPCSEEIIVGVINSYSRIGSTEQALKTFYRIQDLGCRPTVRIYNHLLDALLQDNKFNMINPIYTNMKKDDLEPNMFTYNILIKALCQNDRVDAAYKLLIEMSNKGHCPDSVSYTTIVSALCRFGKLREASDLLLRIAPTVSTYNALINGMCGEFRMEEVFSLLEEMFNRGISPNVITYTTIVNALCKAGDLKLSLAVLAQMLVRGCSPNIVTFTSLMKGFFEEGRVPEALDVWTWMIQERCMPNVVAFNILVHGLCFNGDPRKALDVLDGMEKNGSPPNVKTYSSLIDGFSKVGDLESAISVWNKMMSSGCKPNIVVYTCMVDAFCRKSMFDHAHRLIENMLSENCPPNTVTFNTLIKGLCDTGRVGWAMSILDEMRRHGCQPNIRTYNELLDGLCRGGQFMQALQFVNDTLESGADLNLVTYNTIIHGLCQVGRIKESLLLKGKMIVQGIQPDSLTINSIIHAYCKEGEVRIAAQLLGGMASENCCRDVITYTTLISGLCSQQRLEDAAVYLLKMLNEGISPNIATWNVLVRAVFVKLGYSSAIQSVDNILGKRADYRSLVNR from the coding sequence ATGTATTTGAAGGAGGGTTGCTCATTATTGCTGAAGGTCCGAAAACCTGTGCAACCGATGGCACTCATGATGAATTTGATATCTGATCACAAACGAGTAAAGGACATGAGTGCTCCAAAATTGAGAGAGACTGATGTTGTGAATAGAATACGGCATGAGAGAGACATTACGGTTGCACTGGAATATTTCAAATCTGTGGCTGTGTCGGAAGTTTTCAAGCACACAGAGCTGACATATCAAGCCATGATAGAGAAACTAGGAAGGGAAAATCAGATGGATGCCGTTCAGTACCTTTTGCAGCAGATGAAGATGGAAGGACTACCTTGTTCTGAGGAAATCATTGTAGGTGTCATAAATTCTTATTCTCGAATAGGCTCCACAGAGCAAGCCCTGAAGACATTTTACCGGATCCAAGATCTTGGTTGCAGGCCAACAGTGAGAATTTATAACCATCTTCTGGATGCTTTGCTTCAAGATAACAAATTTAACATGATCAATCCTATCTATACAAACATGAAGAAAGATGATCTAGAGCCCAATATGTTCACCTACAATATACTTATCAAAGCTTTGTGCCAGAATGATCGGGTGGATGCTGCCTATAAGCTTCTCATTGAAATGTCGAATAAGGGGCATTGTCCTGACAGTGTTAGCTACACAACAATAGTGTCTGCTCTCTGTAGGTTTGGGAAGCTAAGAGAAGCAAGCGATCTTCTGCTGAGAATAGCCCCTACAGTGTCTACTTATAATGCTTTGATAAATGGTATGTGTGGTGAATTTAGAATGGAAGAGGTATTTTCTTTGCTAGAAGAAATGTTTAATAGGGGTATCAGCCCTAATGTAATTACTTACACTACAATAGTTAATGCACTTTGCAAGGCAGGTGACTTGAAGTTGTCTCTTGCTGTTTTGGCACAAATGTTGGTAAGAGGATGCAGCCCTAATATCGTCACTTTTACATCATTGATGAAAGGGTTTTTTGAAGAAGGCAGAGTGCCTGAAGCTCTTGATGTGTGGACCTGGATGATTCAAGAGAGATGTATGCCCAATGTTGTCGCATTTAATATTCTTGTCCATGGTCTTTGCTTTAATGGAGATCCAAGGAAAGCACTAGATGTCTTGGATGGGATGGAAAAAAATGGCAGTCCTCCAAATGTCAAGACCTATAGTAGTCTTATTGATGGTTTCTCGAAAGTAGGAGACCTAGAAAGTGCTATTTCAGTCTGGAACAAGATGATGAGCAGTGGTTGCAAACCTAACATTGTTGTGTATACGTGCATGGTGGATGCTTTTTGCAGGAAGTCCATGTTTGATCATGCTCATCGTCTTATTGAGAATATGCTTTCTGAAAATTGTCCTCCAAATACAGTGACATTTAACACATTGATAAAAGGTCTGTGTGACACTGGAAGAGTAGGCTGGGCCATGAGTATATTAGATGAGATGAGAAGGCATGGTTGTCAACCAAACATCAGGacatacaatgagttgcttgatgGTCTTTGCAGAGGAGGACAGTTTATGCAAGCCCTCCAGTTCGTGAATGATACGTTGGAAAGTGGGGCTGATTTGAATTTAGTGACTTACAACACTATAATACATGGCCTCTGCCAGGTGGGTAGGATCAAGGAGTCTTTACTACTTAAAGGAAAGATGATAGTTCAGGGGATTCAACCTGATTCACTCACTATTAATTCAATCATCCATGCTTATTGTAAGGAAGGTGAAGTTAGGATTGCAGCTCAACTTTTAGGTGGAATGGCTTCAGAAAATTGTTGCCGTGATGTAATCACATACACTACTCTAATTTCTGGTCTTTGCAGTCAACAGAGACTAGAAGATGCTGCAGTGTATCTTCTGAAGATGTTAAATGAAGGCATTTCTCCAAACATTGCCACGTGGAATGTTTTGGTGCGTGCTGTTTTTGTGAAGTTGGGTTATTCCAGTGCAATTCAGTCAGTGGATAACATTCTGGGTAAACGTGCAGACTATAGGAGTCTGGTTAACAGATGA